From the Priestia koreensis genome, one window contains:
- a CDS encoding aspartate kinase, translated as MKVAKFGGSSVASAEKFQQVAKIIGADPKRKIIVVSAPGKRFNEDTKMTDLLIQLTDAVVSGRTYEKEMKLVLNRYEEIASQLSLKHTLIEQIESSLHSLIQEYQHDSLRLADALKASGEDSNAKLMAAYLNTLGKEAHYVSPKDAGILVTDQPGMARVLPESYALLETLRERSGILVVPGFFGYSKQGNIVTFPRGGSDITGSIVAAGVQAELYENFTDVDSIYCVNPTIVPNPKEIKDLTYREMRELAYSGFSVFHDEALQPVVKAGIAVCVKNTNNPAARGTYIVSERDYNDMPVVGIASDKGFCNIHVSKYLMNREVGFGRKLLEILEDEHISYEHTPSGIDNISVIMRENQWTKEVEERVIARIQAELEVDDITVERDLALVMVVGEGMNSTVGVAAKATNAFARAGVNIEMINQGSSEVSMMFGVKSASHDKAVRALYEVYFNEIFSISYSNLH; from the coding sequence ATGAAAGTTGCAAAATTTGGAGGAAGCTCTGTTGCCAGTGCTGAAAAATTTCAGCAAGTCGCAAAAATTATTGGTGCTGACCCTAAACGAAAAATCATCGTTGTATCAGCACCAGGAAAACGATTCAATGAAGATACAAAAATGACGGATTTGCTCATTCAGTTAACAGATGCTGTGGTATCTGGCCGTACATACGAAAAAGAAATGAAGCTTGTGTTAAATCGATATGAAGAGATCGCCTCACAGCTTTCCCTAAAACATACGCTGATTGAACAAATTGAGTCTTCTCTTCACAGCCTGATCCAAGAGTATCAGCATGATTCGTTACGTCTCGCAGATGCGCTAAAGGCGAGCGGAGAGGATAGCAATGCGAAACTAATGGCAGCGTATTTAAATACGCTTGGAAAAGAAGCGCATTACGTCAGCCCAAAGGATGCCGGGATTTTGGTGACTGATCAGCCTGGAATGGCACGTGTTCTTCCAGAGTCTTATGCGTTATTGGAAACGCTCCGTGAACGCTCTGGTATTTTGGTTGTTCCAGGATTCTTTGGCTATTCAAAACAAGGTAACATCGTCACTTTCCCAAGAGGTGGTTCTGATATTACCGGTTCCATCGTAGCAGCGGGAGTTCAAGCGGAGCTGTACGAGAATTTTACTGATGTGGATTCTATTTATTGTGTGAATCCAACGATTGTTCCCAATCCGAAAGAAATCAAGGACTTAACCTATCGTGAAATGCGAGAGCTTGCTTATTCAGGATTTTCTGTTTTTCATGATGAAGCACTACAGCCGGTTGTAAAAGCTGGCATTGCGGTTTGCGTGAAAAACACAAACAACCCTGCGGCAAGAGGAACATACATTGTCTCAGAGCGTGATTACAATGATATGCCTGTAGTCGGAATTGCAAGTGACAAAGGGTTTTGTAATATTCACGTGAGTAAGTATTTGATGAATAGAGAAGTTGGATTTGGGCGTAAGCTTCTGGAGATTTTAGAAGATGAGCACATTTCATATGAGCACACTCCTTCAGGAATTGATAACATCTCTGTGATTATGCGAGAGAATCAGTGGACGAAAGAAGTAGAAGAACGGGTGATTGCTCGCATTCAAGCAGAGCTCGAAGTCGATGATATTACCGTCGAGCGTGATTTAGCGCTTGTGATGGTTGTTGGGGAGGGAATGAACAGCACGGTTGGTGTGGCCGCGAAAGCGACAAACGCATTTGCACGTGCCGGCGTAAACATTGAGATGATTAATCAGGGCTCCTCAGAAGTGAGCATGATGTTCGGTGTGAAGTCTGCTTCCCATGACAAAGCGGTTCGAGCACTTTATG